aaaatgcattaTAAGCTACTCTATTTCTGCTGCCACATGACACGTGGCAGTGTAGTGTTAGACCCAAATGCAGGGTGAATGTGTAGCTAGCATTCCCCTTTCCCAAAAGCTCAAAAGTAAACATCTTTTGTCCCACAAGttttctttgtgattttgaagagGACGTCAACGTATCAAATGTCGAGGCATGAAGCAATTAAAATCTAGAACCAACCCATAAGtcgttttaaaaaaaaaaaaaccaaaaaaaaaaaaaagataacccATAAGTGACAGTGTGACACAAGATTCCTAACCTGCAAGAAACGAAATGGCACAGTGTCGCTTCtcctcctctcttcttctccgtCTCCGTTCAGCTCGCCGGTTCTCCTCACTCCCCAACCCAACAACAACCCAAAACGACGCCGAACTGGTATCAAACatcctcctccaccaccacaaccCCTTCCACGCCATGGAGTCCTCTCTCCAGCTCCACGGCATCACTCTCTCCCCCGACCTCCTCCACCACACTCTCCTCCGCCTCAAGCACAATTCCAAAATCGCCCTCGCCCTCTTCCACTACGCCAAATCCCTCCCCTCCCCCCCGCCCCTCACCTCCCACGCCTTCCACCTCCTCATCGACATCGTCGCCAAGGTCCGCCAGTACGACGTCGCTTGGCAGCTCATCCTCGAAATGGACCGCCACAACCTCACCCCCACCGCCGCCAccttcctcatcctcatccGCCGCCTCATCGCCTCCGGCCTCACCCGCCAGGCCGTCCGGGCCTTCGACGACATCGAGACCTTCGTCCTGACCCGCCCCACCGCCCAAGACTTCTGCTCTCTACTCGACACCCTCTGTAAATACGGCTACGTTAAGGTCGCGGCTGAAGTTTTCAACAAAAGGAAGCATGACTATGTGGCCGATGTGAAAATGTACACTGTTCTGGTTTACGGGTGGTGTAAGATCGGCCGTTTCGATATGGCGGAGAGGTTCTTGAGGGATATGATCGAGCGAGGTATTGAGCCTAATGTGGTTACTTACAATGTGTTTCTGGATGGGATTTGTAGGAAGGCGAGTTTGCACCCTCAGGACAGGTTTGAGAGGACCATAAGAAATGCACTgaaggtgttcgatgaaatgtcCAGCAGAGGCATTGAGCCGGACGTGACTAGTTTTTCGATCCTTCTTCATGTTTATAGCCGGGCGCATAAGCCCCAGTTGTCGCTTGATAAGCTGAAGGAAATGAGGGAGAGGGGGATTTGTCCCACCGTGGCAACGTACACTTCAGTTGTCAAGTGTCTCTGCTCTTGCGGAAGGCTTGAGGAAGCGGAGGATTTGCTTGGTGAGATGGTGAGGAATGGGGTTAGTCCCTCTGCGGCTACGTATAATTGTTTCTTCAAAGAGTACAGGGGGAGAAAGGACTCGGAAAGCGCTTTGAAGTTGTATAGGAAGATGAAGGAGGATAGATTGTTTGCGCCGAGTGTGCACACTTATAATATATTGGTGGGGATGTTTTTGCAGTTGAATCGAGTGGAGATTGTTAGAGAGATATGGGATGACATGAAAGAGAGCGGGGCGGGGCCAGATTTGGATTCGTATACGATGTTGATTCATGGGCTATGTGAGAAGCAGAAGTGGAGAGAGGCGTGCCAGTTTTTTGTGGAGATGATAGAGAAGGGGCTTCTTCCTCAGAAAGTTACTTTTGAGACGCTTTACAGAGGGTTAATACAGTCTGATATGTTGAGAACTTGGagaagattgaagaagaagctcGATGAAGAGTCTGTTACTTTTGGATCGGAGTTCCAAAATTATCACCTTAAGCCATACAGGAGATGATCAGGATGTGTTGTATTTCTTGCTTATGTTTTGAGGTACCATTAAACGGCTGCATTGTTGTCATGTTGTTTATTATTGTATGATCGTTGATAATGAGATAATTTTGCTCATTCACACTCATTATACTTACAGTTTTCAAAAGATTTGCTTCAAAGTTTAAAATTGTCTGATTCCATATTAACAAAACCTTTGAGTAATTCTTTTAAACACCGAGTTATGTTACCAACTACTGAACCATGGATCAGTTGATATTTGAGTATGAGTATAATGTAACTGGCAACCTTGCAGTTTCAGATTACTGTATAACCGGTCAATTACAACAAAACCATAGGTTAGTTGCAATGCAATAGTGAATTTTCTTGTAGTGAGCAGCAGTGGTCATTCACATTGCTCTTTGTCATCAATCATGTAATTCTTCTTAATCAAATTCAAAGTAATAGTCGAAATATTCTTATGCACATTCCACATCTTGGTACGCTAATGATTATAGAATCTGTGGTCAAGTTACTTGCTGCTTCTATGGTTGACATTGAGGAAAACATAACGATAACCTTCTTGCTTCAGACCATAACAGAGTCGAACCTGGAATCTCAATATCTAAAGATGTGTATGAGCTGCACCGGATTTGTTGATACATGTGGACTTCTTGTtgtataaaatatattattaaaaaggtctcaaaaaataaaaaaggattttccaattAACAGGCTTCTTTCATGCCTATTTTATGTGACTGCGCTGAAAGTTTGAAAATCTTGTCATTTTTAAAGCAATGTTATATTCACACGATTGTGTATCTGACAATTCAACAACTCGTCATTTAGCTCACTTAGACAATGGAATgggacagtttttttttttttttttttaataaataaaagaatatcACAAACTAaaacctctacaaca
Above is a genomic segment from Rosa chinensis cultivar Old Blush chromosome 3, RchiOBHm-V2, whole genome shotgun sequence containing:
- the LOC112192104 gene encoding pentatricopeptide repeat-containing protein At2g13420, mitochondrial, producing MAQCRFSSSLLLRLRSARRFSSLPNPTTTQNDAELVSNILLHHHNPFHAMESSLQLHGITLSPDLLHHTLLRLKHNSKIALALFHYAKSLPSPPPLTSHAFHLLIDIVAKVRQYDVAWQLILEMDRHNLTPTAATFLILIRRLIASGLTRQAVRAFDDIETFVLTRPTAQDFCSLLDTLCKYGYVKVAAEVFNKRKHDYVADVKMYTVLVYGWCKIGRFDMAERFLRDMIERGIEPNVVTYNVFLDGICRKASLHPQDRFERTIRNALKVFDEMSSRGIEPDVTSFSILLHVYSRAHKPQLSLDKLKEMRERGICPTVATYTSVVKCLCSCGRLEEAEDLLGEMVRNGVSPSAATYNCFFKEYRGRKDSESALKLYRKMKEDRLFAPSVHTYNILVGMFLQLNRVEIVREIWDDMKESGAGPDLDSYTMLIHGLCEKQKWREACQFFVEMIEKGLLPQKVTFETLYRGLIQSDMLRTWRRLKKKLDEESVTFGSEFQNYHLKPYRR